The sequence GACTCACTCGTCGCCACTGTAAAGTTGGCTACGGCATTGCCATTTGGCATGTAACGAACTTCAGGGTCTTTCCCTAAGTTACCGACCAAAATTACCTTATTGACACCACGACTGGCCATTGAAATCTCCTGAGATATTCTTACTAATTACTATAAATTTTTGCGCCCACTTCGAAACAAAATATCCGAATAGGCGAGTTAGCTGACAGAGCCTAACACAGCTCGCGCTTCTCTTAAATCGAAATGCTCATCAACTTTTAAATATGCGACTCTCTCTTCCAAGACAACTATCGCCTCGGCAACTCCGGTTAATTGAGACAACTCACTTGCCATAGCCTTGGCCTGTTCTTTACCTTCTACTGTAGCTTCAAGGGTATAGCTCTTGAGTAGCACAGGATTTTTCATGCCTAGGGTCAATAATAACCAGAGAGTCATCAAGCACAGAGCCGCTATGAATACCCCTACGGCGCCCAATAATTGAAATGCGCCACCACCGAGTAAGCCACCGCAAAAGGCACCAAGAAATTGACTGGTGGAGTAAACACCCATGGCTGAGCCCTTGTCGCCCACGGGACAAAACTTGGCAATCAAACTTGGCAGAGAGGCTTCCAGATAGTTAAATCCGGTAAAAAACAGCACCACGGCAATACTCAAAACCACTAGGTTATGGGCAAACAGCGCCATCAAACCTAAAGCCAACATCATGACCAACAAAGAGACCTGAAACGTGGCCTTAGTATTTTTCTTCTTCACCCCGATAACGATCAGCGGCACCATAAGGAAGAAGGCTGCAATGAATGCCGGAAAATAGAGCATCCAATGCTTCTCTTTCACTAGGCCCGCATCAACCAAATCCAGTGGCAAGGCCACAAATACAGCCGTCAGCACCAGGTGAAGAATAAATATTCCGGCATCGAGCCTGATTAATTGCGGGTCGCTGATCATGGCTTTTAATTTGGTTGGCGTCGCCACGGTGTCACCTTTCGGCGCATGGGTGACGGGAGTTGGCACCAAAAACTGTACGATTAACATGCCTAGTACAGCCAGGCACGCCGTCATAGCGAACAAGCCCGATAAACCAATATACTGAGCAACAATTGGCCCGACCAACAACGACAATGCGAAAGAGAAACCTATGCACATGCCGATAATCGCCATCACCTTAGTGCGCTGCTCATCCCGGGTTAAATCTGCAGCCAAGGCAAGCACTGCTGCAGCTATCGCCCCCATTCCCTGTATTGCCCGACCGGCCACGACACCATAAATTGTATCGGCATTGGCAGCGACCAGGCTACCGATAGCGAACAATACCAGACCGATGAGGATGATAGGTTTACGGCCAAACTTATCCGATAGGATCCCCATGGGGATCTGCAGGGCGGCTTGAGTTAAACCATAAGCACCTATGGCTATCCCCACCCAAAGTGGTGAAAAGCCCTCTAGATGTTGCCCGTATAGTGCAAAGACAGGCATGATCATAAATAAGCCCATCATGCGCAAACCAAATACACCGGCTAATGAAAACGCGACTTTTGTCTCAGTCTTTGAGAGTCCGTTGTTGGCCATGTTCCGCCCTGATCTGAATACATAAATAAGTCGCGCATATTATCACGAAGCGCTTAATTAGCTCAAAAAGAATATCCCAAGATGTGATTAAACAAAGTTTAGGCTTCCCTATAGTCGAAGTGAATCTATGGATGTACTCAAAGTATGCTTCCTGAGTGCAAATGAACGGGCTAGAAGGATCCTGTCCGTCCTCAAACCTAAGAGTTCCGCTTTTGTCATTTTTTATGCGATAATCGATCTCTTTTTTATTCGGCATAGAGAGACAGATGGACAAGATTGAAGTACGTGGCGCCCGCACCCACAATCTAAAAAACATCGATTTAACGATTCCCAGAAACAAGTTGATTGTGATCACTGGCCTTTCCGGCTCAGGAAAATCTTCCCTAGCCTTCGACACCTTGTATGCCGAAGGACAGAGACGCTATGTTGAATCTCTCTCCGCCTATGCGCGCCAATTTTTAAGCCTGATGGAAAAGCCTGATGTCGATCTGATTGAAGGTCTAAGCCCAGCCATCTCAATCGAACAAAAATCCACATCTCACAACCCCAGATCTACCGTAGGTACCATCACAGAAATCTACGACTATCTACGTCTGCTTTTTGCCCGTGTGGGTGAGCCCCGCTGTCCAACCCATGGCCAGCCACTCGCCGCACAGACGGTCAGTCAGATGGTCGATAAAGTCATAGAGCTACCTGAAGGCAGTCGCCAAATGCTGCTTGCCCCGGTAGTCAACAATCGCAAGGGAGAGCATGTCAAACTCCTCGAGAGTCTGGCGGCTCAAGGATTTATTCGTGCCCGTATTGATGGGGATGTCTGCGACTTGACCGATCCACCAGAATTAGAATTGCATGTGAAGCACACTATCGAAGTCGTTGTCGACCGCTTCAAGGTACGGGATGATATTAAACAACGTCTGGCCGAATCATTCGAAACCGCACTCGAGCTATCCGGTGGTATTGCCACTGTCGCCTCTATGGATAATGACAAGCAGAACCAAGTAGAAGAACTGTTGTTTTCTGCAAATTTTGCCTGCCCACATTGTGGTTACTCCATGGCCGAACTCGAGCCTAGAATATTCTCCTTCAACAACCCAGCTGGTGCCTGTGGTACCTGTGATGGCTTAGGCGTGCAGCAGTTTTTCGACGCAGACCGCGTGATATTAAATTCTGAACTTTCCCTCGCTGGCGGCGCTATTCGTGGCTGGGACAGACGTAACTTCTATTACTTTCAGATGCTCAGCTCATTAGCCGAACACTATAAATTTGATATAGAACACCCCTTTCAGCAACTGACTGATGACGTACGTAAACTGGTGTTATACGGTTCCGGAAAAGAAAGTATTGCCTTCAAGTACATCAATGACCGAGGGGATGTAGTGGTACGTAACCACCCTTTCGAAGGCATTCTCAACAACATGGATCGTCGCTACCGCGAAACCGAGTCAAACGCCGTCCGTGAAGAGCTGGCTAAGTTCATCAATACCCAGTCTTGTCAAAGCTGCGGTGGCTCTCGTCTGCGGGAAGAAGCAAGAAACGTATTTATCCAAGATCTGAACCTGCCGGTGCTGACCGAGTGGTCTATCGGAGAGGCGATGGACTATTTCAGCAGCCTAGAGCTCCCGGGACAAAAAGGTCAGATAGCAGAGAAGATCCTCAAGGAAGTGCGAGACAGACTCGGCTTCTTGGTAAACGTGGGACTCAATTATCTGAGCCTATCCCGCTCGGCTGAGACATTATCCGGCGGAGAAGCCCAGAGGATCAGACTCGCCAGCCAGATTGGCGCCGGACTCGTCGGTGTCATGTATGTGCTCGACGAACCCTCTATCGGCCTGCACCAGAGAGATAATGAACGCTTACTGCAAACTCTGATCCACCTAAGAGACTTAGGTAACACAGTTATTGTCGTCGAACACG is a genomic window of Shewanella psychrophila containing:
- a CDS encoding MFS transporter, giving the protein MANNGLSKTETKVAFSLAGVFGLRMMGLFMIMPVFALYGQHLEGFSPLWVGIAIGAYGLTQAALQIPMGILSDKFGRKPIILIGLVLFAIGSLVAANADTIYGVVAGRAIQGMGAIAAAVLALAADLTRDEQRTKVMAIIGMCIGFSFALSLLVGPIVAQYIGLSGLFAMTACLAVLGMLIVQFLVPTPVTHAPKGDTVATPTKLKAMISDPQLIRLDAGIFILHLVLTAVFVALPLDLVDAGLVKEKHWMLYFPAFIAAFFLMVPLIVIGVKKKNTKATFQVSLLVMMLALGLMALFAHNLVVLSIAVVLFFTGFNYLEASLPSLIAKFCPVGDKGSAMGVYSTSQFLGAFCGGLLGGGAFQLLGAVGVFIAALCLMTLWLLLTLGMKNPVLLKSYTLEATVEGKEQAKAMASELSQLTGVAEAIVVLEERVAYLKVDEHFDLREARAVLGSVS
- the uvrA gene encoding excinuclease ABC subunit UvrA, which produces MDKIEVRGARTHNLKNIDLTIPRNKLIVITGLSGSGKSSLAFDTLYAEGQRRYVESLSAYARQFLSLMEKPDVDLIEGLSPAISIEQKSTSHNPRSTVGTITEIYDYLRLLFARVGEPRCPTHGQPLAAQTVSQMVDKVIELPEGSRQMLLAPVVNNRKGEHVKLLESLAAQGFIRARIDGDVCDLTDPPELELHVKHTIEVVVDRFKVRDDIKQRLAESFETALELSGGIATVASMDNDKQNQVEELLFSANFACPHCGYSMAELEPRIFSFNNPAGACGTCDGLGVQQFFDADRVILNSELSLAGGAIRGWDRRNFYYFQMLSSLAEHYKFDIEHPFQQLTDDVRKLVLYGSGKESIAFKYINDRGDVVVRNHPFEGILNNMDRRYRETESNAVREELAKFINTQSCQSCGGSRLREEARNVFIQDLNLPVLTEWSIGEAMDYFSSLELPGQKGQIAEKILKEVRDRLGFLVNVGLNYLSLSRSAETLSGGEAQRIRLASQIGAGLVGVMYVLDEPSIGLHQRDNERLLQTLIHLRDLGNTVIVVEHDEDAIKMADHVIDIGPGAGVHGGEVICDGTLQDILDCESSITGQYLSGAKQIHISEERVEYDGDKLIELFGASGNNLQDVDLTIPVGLFTCVTGVSGSGKSTLINDTFYKIAHRQLNGATVDEPAPYKSIKGMDHCDKVVDIDQSPIGRTPRSNPATYTGIFTPIRELFAATQESRTRGYKPGRFSFNVKGGRCEACQGDGLIKVEMHFLPDVYVPCDSCKSQRYNRETLEVKYKGKNIHEVLSMTVEEARGFFDAVPAISRKLQMLMEVGLSYIGLGQSATTLSGGEAQRVKLAKELSKRDTGKTLYILDEPTTGLHFADIQLLLDVLHRLKTHGNTIVVIEHNLDVIKTADWIIDLGPEGGAGGGTILVAGTPEEVAQHADSHTARFLKPLLQ